In one window of Effusibacillus lacus DNA:
- a CDS encoding bifunctional folylpolyglutamate synthase/dihydrofolate synthase, which translates to MIQLIQEWVASFPKFDGRWGIKLGLERMEALLAKLGNPHTRLRFLHVAGTNGKGSTCAYLASIYQAAGYKVGRYTSPYLVHFYDRMSINGVDVTEEQLSGYAEMLKPHIEEIRLTEIGEPTEFEVITLLAILFFLDQEVDLVVWETGLGGRLDATNVVTPLASVITNVGLDHLVHLGPSIEAIAAEKAGIIKPGIPLFTGAVGSALEVILNKAGELGVPVRVLDKDFGFVRTHHSLSGQVFDYQSTNTELKNLEIKMLGEHQCKNATLAIGTVLHLSETGVLPVREQALRKGLLRTHWPGRLEIVHGNPLVLLDGAHNPHGTEALAAALADLFGKQKLILVIGILQDKLVPGVLEPVLPFAKTVIVTAPDTPRAASPEDVEMFVRDRVQVPSFRIPCVSDAAAYAMNLAQTNDVVLVTGSLYTISEARRYFCGKG; encoded by the coding sequence ATGATTCAATTGATACAGGAGTGGGTAGCAAGTTTTCCGAAGTTTGACGGCCGGTGGGGAATCAAACTCGGATTGGAACGCATGGAAGCTTTGCTTGCGAAGCTCGGCAATCCTCATACCCGATTGCGGTTTCTCCATGTGGCCGGGACCAACGGCAAAGGTTCCACCTGCGCCTATTTGGCGTCCATCTATCAGGCAGCAGGTTATAAAGTTGGACGTTATACATCCCCCTATCTGGTTCATTTCTATGACCGGATGTCAATTAACGGGGTCGACGTGACAGAGGAACAATTGTCCGGGTATGCGGAAATGCTGAAACCTCATATTGAAGAAATCCGTCTTACCGAAATCGGGGAACCCACAGAATTTGAAGTAATCACGCTGCTTGCAATCCTTTTCTTCCTTGACCAAGAGGTGGATCTTGTTGTATGGGAAACAGGGCTGGGCGGCCGATTGGATGCCACGAACGTGGTAACCCCGTTGGCTTCCGTGATTACCAATGTGGGTCTGGATCATCTGGTTCATCTGGGGCCATCCATTGAGGCCATAGCCGCGGAGAAAGCAGGCATCATCAAACCGGGCATCCCCCTTTTTACAGGGGCAGTCGGATCGGCGTTGGAGGTCATTCTGAACAAGGCAGGCGAACTGGGAGTTCCTGTCCGGGTGTTGGATAAGGACTTCGGGTTTGTGCGAACGCACCATTCCTTGTCAGGGCAGGTGTTTGATTATCAATCGACGAATACTGAATTGAAGAATCTGGAAATCAAGATGCTGGGTGAGCACCAATGCAAGAACGCAACACTTGCAATCGGTACTGTGCTCCATCTGTCTGAAACAGGCGTTTTACCTGTTCGGGAGCAGGCATTAAGGAAGGGGCTCCTTAGGACACATTGGCCGGGGCGATTGGAAATTGTGCATGGAAATCCGCTTGTATTGTTGGACGGAGCCCATAACCCGCACGGTACAGAAGCCTTGGCTGCCGCCTTGGCGGATTTGTTCGGCAAGCAAAAGCTGATTCTCGTCATCGGGATTTTACAAGACAAGTTGGTGCCGGGTGTGCTGGAACCGGTTTTGCCTTTTGCCAAAACAGTGATTGTAACGGCCCCCGATACCCCAAGGGCGGCAAGTCCCGAGGATGTGGAGATGTTTGTAAGGGATCGGGTTCAGGTTCCCTCATTCAGGATTCCCTGTGTGTCCGATGCGGCTGCATATGCAATGAATCTGGCACAAACCAACGATGTTGTGCTTGTTACGGGCTCCCTTTACACCATTTCGGAAGCAAGGCGATATTTTTGCGGGAAAGGATGA
- a CDS encoding valine--tRNA ligase, translating to MSERNEQNQIPTVYDPQTVEQKLYDWWIENQFFKATGDPEKQPYCIVIPPPNVTGMLHMGHALDCTLQDVLIRHKRMQGYDALWLPGMDHAGIATQARVEATLREEGVTRYDLGREKFLDKVWEWKEHYASVIRSQWRRMGFSLDYSRERFTMDEGLSRAVRTVFVKLYEKGLIYRGKRIINWDPAARTALSDIEVEYKDVKGALYHLRYPLKDGSGHITVATTRPETMLGDTGIAVHPEDERYKDLIGKMVILPIVGREIPIFADEYVDKEFGSGAVKVTPAHDPNDFEMGLRHDLPMITVMDESGTMNENAGPYQGLDRFECRKQIVADLQEQGVLFKIEEHEHSVGHSERSGAVVEPFLSTQWFVAMKPLAEQAIKLQQGDDAVRFVPDRFEKIYLHWIENIRDWCISRQLWWGHRIPAWYCDSCGETVVTLEDPTACPKCGHGDLHQDEDVLDTWFSSGLWPFSTMGWPEQTEDMKRYYPTDVLVTGFDIIYFWVARMIFTALEFTGEKPFKDVLIHGLVRDAQGRKMSKSLGNGVDPLDVIEKYGADALRFMLMTGSSPGNDLRFNWEKVEAARNFANKIWNASRFVMMNLGDFSHADIRLDGELGTADKWILHRLNETAKEVNAALERYDFGEAGRQIYEFIWNEYCDWYIELAKLYLQGDDPAAKRTTQSVLVYVLDQSLRLLHPFMPFITEEIWQHIPHEGQTLTLAAYPKHEERFVNPQAAREMELLMDMIRAVRNIRAEMNVPPSRPVTLIVKPANGEAESLIRRGEAYIRRFCNPESLTIDQNVSTPEKSVTAVVTGAELFLPLAGLIDIEAEIARLEKELKNLDAEVERVEKKLSNPGFVAKAPTEVIDAERAKGKDYADKREKVKARIEELRR from the coding sequence ATGTCAGAGCGAAACGAGCAGAACCAGATTCCGACTGTCTACGATCCGCAAACTGTCGAACAGAAACTCTATGACTGGTGGATTGAGAACCAATTTTTCAAAGCGACGGGCGACCCGGAGAAGCAGCCTTACTGTATAGTCATTCCGCCGCCAAACGTTACCGGAATGCTCCACATGGGACATGCACTCGACTGTACATTGCAGGACGTACTCATTCGACACAAGCGGATGCAGGGTTATGACGCTTTGTGGCTGCCGGGTATGGACCACGCGGGGATTGCAACCCAGGCGCGTGTGGAAGCGACGTTGAGGGAAGAGGGGGTTACCCGGTATGACCTAGGCCGTGAGAAATTCCTCGACAAGGTTTGGGAGTGGAAAGAGCACTATGCATCGGTTATCCGTTCCCAATGGAGACGCATGGGTTTCTCCCTTGACTATTCACGCGAGCGGTTCACCATGGACGAAGGATTGTCCCGGGCCGTCCGCACCGTATTTGTCAAACTCTATGAAAAAGGGTTGATCTATCGCGGCAAACGGATCATCAACTGGGATCCGGCAGCCCGTACCGCCCTGTCCGATATTGAAGTGGAATACAAAGACGTAAAAGGCGCCCTCTACCATCTGCGCTATCCGCTGAAGGACGGAAGCGGTCACATTACGGTCGCCACCACCCGTCCGGAAACGATGCTCGGGGATACGGGTATTGCGGTCCATCCGGAAGATGAACGGTACAAGGACCTGATTGGCAAAATGGTGATCCTGCCCATCGTGGGCCGGGAGATCCCGATTTTTGCCGACGAATATGTGGATAAAGAATTTGGCTCCGGTGCGGTCAAGGTGACTCCTGCCCACGACCCGAACGATTTCGAGATGGGGCTGCGCCATGACCTGCCGATGATTACCGTGATGGACGAATCCGGTACGATGAATGAGAATGCGGGACCGTACCAAGGTCTTGACCGGTTTGAATGCCGCAAGCAGATTGTAGCCGATCTGCAGGAGCAGGGGGTCCTGTTCAAGATCGAGGAACATGAGCATTCCGTCGGCCACTCGGAACGGAGCGGCGCGGTGGTCGAACCCTTCCTGTCCACCCAGTGGTTTGTGGCGATGAAGCCCCTGGCGGAACAAGCGATCAAGCTGCAGCAAGGTGATGATGCGGTAAGGTTTGTGCCCGACCGGTTTGAGAAAATCTACCTGCACTGGATCGAGAATATTCGTGATTGGTGCATTTCCCGCCAATTGTGGTGGGGACACCGGATTCCCGCCTGGTATTGCGACTCTTGCGGTGAGACTGTTGTGACATTGGAGGATCCGACTGCTTGTCCAAAATGCGGGCATGGGGACCTTCACCAGGACGAGGATGTGCTGGACACCTGGTTCTCCTCCGGTTTGTGGCCCTTCTCCACCATGGGCTGGCCGGAACAGACGGAGGACATGAAGCGTTACTACCCGACCGATGTGCTGGTTACCGGATTTGATATCATCTACTTCTGGGTGGCGCGGATGATCTTCACCGCCCTTGAGTTTACAGGTGAGAAGCCGTTTAAAGACGTATTGATCCACGGTCTGGTTCGGGATGCCCAAGGACGGAAGATGTCCAAATCCCTTGGCAACGGGGTGGATCCGCTGGACGTAATTGAAAAGTACGGCGCCGACGCTCTCCGCTTCATGCTGATGACCGGAAGCAGCCCCGGCAACGACCTCCGCTTTAACTGGGAAAAAGTCGAAGCGGCTCGCAACTTTGCCAACAAGATTTGGAACGCATCCCGTTTCGTGATGATGAACCTGGGTGACTTCAGCCATGCTGACATTCGGTTGGACGGGGAACTTGGAACCGCCGACAAGTGGATCCTGCACCGTCTGAACGAAACGGCGAAGGAAGTCAATGCGGCGCTGGAGCGGTATGACTTCGGAGAAGCAGGCCGTCAGATTTATGAGTTCATCTGGAACGAGTATTGCGACTGGTACATTGAGCTTGCGAAATTGTACCTGCAGGGCGATGACCCGGCAGCCAAGCGCACCACACAATCGGTGCTGGTGTATGTACTGGATCAATCCTTGCGTCTGCTTCATCCGTTTATGCCTTTCATAACGGAAGAGATCTGGCAGCATATTCCGCATGAGGGCCAGACTCTGACACTGGCTGCCTATCCGAAGCACGAGGAACGGTTTGTGAATCCCCAGGCAGCGCGTGAAATGGAATTGCTGATGGATATGATCCGGGCGGTGCGAAACATTCGTGCCGAGATGAACGTCCCGCCGAGCCGTCCGGTTACGTTGATTGTAAAGCCAGCCAATGGCGAAGCGGAATCACTGATTCGCAGGGGAGAAGCTTATATCCGTCGTTTCTGCAATCCGGAAAGCCTGACCATTGACCAGAACGTTTCCACACCGGAAAAATCGGTCACTGCCGTTGTGACAGGGGCGGAATTATTCCTGCCGCTTGCCGGCCTGATCGATATTGAAGCGGAAATTGCCCGGCTGGAGAAAGAACTGAAGAACCTCGACGCGGAAGTGGAAAGGGTTGAAAAGAAGCTGTCCAATCCGGGATTTGTCGCCAAAGCGCCCACTGAAGTCATTGATGCCGAACGGGCCAAGGGGAAAGACTATGCGGACAAGCGCGAGAAAGTGAAAGCCCGGATCGAAGAGCTTCGAAGGTAA
- a CDS encoding PQQ-dependent sugar dehydrogenase, with protein MKRLFLALSLMAASGCSTVKPETVKPLPAGQPAQEQPSSASPIPYRQEVVARGLDVPWAIDLAPDGRIFFTERPGHLRVVDNNGKLLDDPAISFEAPFVSEGEGGLLGVALDPQFQENHYLYVYHSYKDNSQLKNRVLRLVERDNKARVDKVLIDTIPGAGIHNGGRLKIGPDGCLYITTGDAHQPGLAQDRSSLAGKILRIRLDGSIPADNPFPGSPIYSLGHRNPQGLAWQPESGSLYSSEHGQSAHDEINRIQIGFNYGWPLIQGDKTRPNPEEPGGALLAPLLHSGEATWAPSGMTFLTKGPWKGQLLVANLRGRQLLKLELNKGSNGEASLKVETILKEQYGRLRDVLEAPDGSIYLLTNNRDGRGQAQAGDDRIIRFRPDF; from the coding sequence ATGAAGAGGCTCTTTCTTGCACTTTCGCTTATGGCAGCAAGCGGATGCAGCACCGTCAAACCTGAGACAGTCAAACCGCTGCCTGCCGGACAACCGGCGCAGGAGCAGCCGTCATCTGCAAGCCCGATTCCCTACAGACAGGAAGTAGTGGCCCGGGGATTGGACGTTCCATGGGCCATCGACCTGGCTCCTGACGGCAGAATCTTCTTCACCGAACGTCCCGGACATCTGCGGGTGGTAGACAACAATGGAAAACTGCTGGACGACCCGGCCATCTCATTTGAAGCCCCGTTCGTCAGTGAGGGAGAAGGCGGTCTGCTGGGGGTGGCATTGGACCCCCAATTCCAGGAGAATCATTACCTCTATGTGTACCATTCATATAAAGACAACAGTCAATTGAAGAACCGTGTGCTTCGATTGGTGGAACGGGACAACAAAGCGAGAGTCGACAAGGTTTTGATCGATACCATTCCGGGTGCCGGCATTCATAATGGCGGGCGTTTGAAAATCGGGCCGGACGGCTGTTTGTACATCACTACCGGAGACGCTCACCAACCCGGACTTGCGCAGGACCGTTCCAGTCTGGCCGGGAAGATCCTGCGGATCCGGCTTGACGGCTCAATCCCCGCCGACAATCCTTTTCCCGGATCCCCGATCTACAGTTTGGGTCACCGGAATCCACAAGGGCTGGCCTGGCAACCGGAAAGCGGAAGCCTGTACAGTTCCGAGCATGGGCAATCGGCCCATGATGAGATCAATCGGATCCAAATCGGATTCAATTACGGATGGCCTTTGATTCAGGGAGACAAGACCCGGCCAAACCCGGAAGAACCGGGAGGGGCCCTGCTGGCTCCCCTACTGCACAGTGGGGAGGCTACATGGGCGCCTTCGGGAATGACATTTCTTACAAAGGGTCCGTGGAAAGGGCAGCTGCTTGTTGCCAATTTGCGCGGGAGACAACTGCTGAAGCTGGAACTGAACAAGGGGTCGAACGGAGAGGCCTCCCTGAAGGTGGAGACGATACTCAAGGAACAATATGGCCGGCTGCGGGATGTTCTGGAGGCTCCTGACGGCTCGATTTATCTGTTGACCAACAACCGTGACGGACGGGGACAGGCGCAGGCGGGAGATGATCGGATCATCAGATTCAGACCCGATTTTTGA